The following is a genomic window from Strongyloides ratti genome assembly S_ratti_ED321, chromosome : 1.
ACATTTCTAAAGTAAtaacttcttttttatttatatattttttatctggAAATGCCATTATAGAATTAGGCGttactttaataatttttaattcttccttcttatttgtttcattattcaaatttttacatttattcattttaaaattatttttttgtacttttaaaCAATTTCTAGAAGTTCCatttgtaatataaattttattaaagttatgatttttatttctattatagagacttttaacaattttaaagcTTGAACTATTTGGTATGACAATATTTTGTTGAGAAtgtaatttttcttttaaatacatttctTTATACTCTTGATATAATGTTTTTggtttatttatatttaattcacTTATTTCACTATTTATTTCATCTTTTTGGGTTGTAGTATGAGATATTTTAGGATTACAACTAGGAAAATTaccaataatattatcatgataaattataccatttttagttttatctATAACtaagtttttatttgtatacttatttatatatttttgactatcacataattttatatttttattttgttcaAAATATTTGCCTTTACCATATCCCAATTCTTTATCATCTATtgaatttaactttttacttaaaaaacaatttgaaTCAACTAAATTTTTACCATTTATCTTAGTtgtttgttttatattttgagaTGTACCATTATTCATATCATTCATATCattcatattaatattttcttttgacAAATATTCATTAGAACTTAAATCACACTTTTTATTTGAAGTATTACTTAATTCTATATTAATCatattatcaaaatcttTTGAAAGTAAAGTCACATTATTACTGTTactattttcattaatatatgatttactttcatttttatcaatattaactTTTGAAGAAGAAGTttgtttatcattaattatagtatttttttcattttcattcctttttgatatatcattattatcttgtttaaataatttagtcATACAAAGATCATCatcaacattattatttacttttgaTCCAAAAGTAATAGTATCTCCATTAAGAAAATGATtagaattaataatataaactttataaaaattaaaaaaataaataagtataataaaattttaaacttacaTAAATGTTTTGATATATCATAAGgattatgtaattttttagatttatatataatatcaataaCCTCTTTGACTGACACATCtttggtaaaattttttatttttcttaaattttcaGTATCAATTGCAATAGGATTATAatgtaaaacttttaatttaccACTCTCTTCCTGTGATAAAATAtctaatatcattttattggCACATTTAAGAGATATATGACCAAAGTATGGCATTGGATGTATTGAGGTTGCCGATAACATATtgacaataaatttttttgtcttaaaatatttaaaatattgaagGAATGCTGAGGTTAATGATATCAATGAAAcagtattaatatttaataatttttgtattttatatgGATTTTTACCATGTTCAAAGACTGTTTTATCAACATCACCCACATCAGATGCATTATGGATGATGATGGCTGTTGAGTAGGAGGTATCATATTTAGTTGattcattatataataatggtGAAAAGAatgctttttttatatcagaAAAGAATAAATCATAGTCAGGTGTTTCTAAATTCCAAACAAcagtttcaatttttatgtCAGGtcgtaattttaaaatttcttcctaaataataataagaaaattttatatcattttttaaataattaaattttttacttacttttaaacattttaatctaaatttatttcttgaAGAAAGTAAAAATGTTGAATTTTCAAGGACATTTGCAGCAATCTCCTCAGTTAATGCTTTTCCAATAACACCAGTTGCTCCTGTTATAATAATAGCACTTCTAcctttataaaaacaattactcatttaacaattaaaataaactgaaaaagtttttattaaaaaaaaaataagtttccaaattaaatttattaaaaatattatagaaaattattattgtaaaaacttttaaaatatataataataaaatgatttttcaCTATGTTTctatatttgatatattttaattaatgtatagtaaatatatttatgatacattaataatttacattAAGTGCATTatcttaaataaataattttaaaccaAATTTgatgtattataaaatatctataaGTTCTAacattataatgataaatgataaaaatgttgTTATCAATCAaagtatttaattaaaacatgATGATAAGATTTTAATAGTAAGTACAAAACTAAATATTGTGATGTTATGTACTTTAATGTtacttttcaattttatattgtttcaAAATTAGATGTCaaatactttaataaaaaatatattaaaaattttaaaaaataagtgataaattatttttatttttgaaatgatttatatttgacattaataaataaaatttgcaacaaaaaaaaaccaaaCAAATATcatgttttaaatataaaatattaagtttattttgttaaaaattttacttttcttttatcatattaaaatgtatatatttaaaaacaagaaatataatttatttagaGTTTACcttaaaaacatataaataaaaaattaaatctttattggcattaaataaaaaatattattacatattataaattgaaacaattatcatttaaaatacaaattaGTTATTAGATGAAATATTAGTATTTATTGTTGATATTGATGTTCTAttaatatcttcattttgtattattttatttataaaatcattCTCCTGATTATTGTAGTCAATAACTTCAGGTCTAACTGTTAGTTCTTTGTTAACTTTTcgattctttttattaaatgtgcATTGAATTAAAGGAAGTAGATaagatagaaaaattaaaaaaaatgttagtatatacataattttatttcaataatttgtcataaaatttaatgataaccAAATgacttatatatattcaaaaattattcattatttttatgctaaatttatttttaatttgatttttatgatattacCCATCAAAagtaacattaattttttaatataaatagttatattaaaaaattttctacaaaaatgattgtataatatatatatgtataattgtggttaagtttattttttttacttattgcttcaaattaagtttttattttatatgtgtaacaataagtatatatttataacaaaaaaataacaacaaaaaataagataataatatacttttattatatttgcttaaattaatttcaaaattatttgtctcatttacaaaacatttttttatattttttattatcagaTTAAAGAATacattaaacttttatagtaaaacatttttgtattaataaaattttataacatttaacaaatacaataatttaacattatatttctatatatcTTTTCGAACTACATAATATCTTcttatatcaatatattattgttttgtTTGACTTTCACTTTAAAATCATTgatttgaatattataattttatttatatctttattactatttattaCATGAAAATGCTTATtactttcatttttattttaatcaatCAATTATTGTACactgaaaataataaatttaataaaaacatttttcaatttatttttaaatatttttcaaagaTGAATCatctatataatataaagaataaaaaaaaaacttgtagttatcaatttttatagtaataaatatttcttatttatgttacacttcttttttaatactttactaatattttttccctctaaatataataacaCAACTATTAAAGTaaagtcttttttttttaaaactataattattcaataaaatattgtggTTTTACATactttttatagaaaatatagtttataatatttgtgACAAAAGATACATAAATCTACTACTTTGAAATAAGATAATCTGGTTTGTTTGTCAACAGGaacaattttataagtaCAATACAATATATGAAAAGTTTAATtgatttttgttaaatttcttacaaatagtaaaataatttagttgatgttataaattttaaaattattgcccttcaaatttttaaaaaagaaatatatttatatattacatGAATaggtattttatttattttgcttgatatagttattatataatttttatatttacctataaaatgaatatcttactttaaaatgatatatatttttttaaattttatttctaaattttaatgctgtttttttatattttttttatcaataatactattaaaaaaaatatttctttgttaaattttaatatcctGTTCTTGAAAATCTTTTTCCACAATTCTgtaatatttgattttaattatctttaCCTTCAGATGTgtcattaatttatatttaaatacataTCATTTTTCCAATACTTTCCTGTTACAATGAAATCTTTAAAAGTGAATATTACCTGTCATCATACTAATTAGTTTGATATTCAAAAATGTTATCTAAACAACTTTcttcttaatatttttttaagattttccccaaaaaaaaagcaaaCAAACATTtcgttttttttaaaattaaattatggtgatttttttttgttatcattaaaattttattacaaatataattagCATAAATCTGAATAAATGACTAACAAATTGACATTAAAATCGtgaaaatacatttttttttaatgtttttaattttgtttaaaaaattcaccaaccacaaatattattataaatatgatatcaaaaaactaataataactgttttttttttctaaaatatttgtttataattaCGATCAAGtatgtttattttactatatttaGAATGTATTAGGTTACAATTA
Proteins encoded in this region:
- a CDS encoding Sepiapterin reductase; this encodes MSNCFYKGRSAIIITGATGVIGKALTEEIAANVLENSTFLLSSRNKFRLKCLKEEILKLRPDIKIETVVWNLETPDYDLFFSDIKKAFFSPLLYNESTKYDTSYSTAIIIHNASDVGDVDKTVFEHGKNPYKIQKLLNINTVSLISLTSAFLQYFKYFKTKKFIVNMLSATSIHPMPYFGHISLKCANKMILDILSQEESGKLKVLHYNPIAIDTENLRKIKNFTKDVSVKEVIDIIYKSKKLHNPYDISKHLFYIINSNHFLNGDTITFGSKVNNNVDDDLCMTKLFKQDNNDISKRNENEKNTIINDKQTSSSKVNIDKNESKSYINENSNSNNVTLLSKDFDNMINIELSNTSNKKCDLSSNEYLSKENINMNDMNDMNNGTSQNIKQTTKINGKNLVDSNCFLSKKLNSIDDKELGYGKGKYFEQNKNIKLCDSQKYINKYTNKNLVIDKTKNGIIYHDNIIGNFPSCNPKISHTTTQKDEINSEISELNINKPKTLYQEYKEMYLKEKLHSQQNIVIPNSSSFKIVKSLYNRNKNHNFNKIYITNGTSRNCLKVQKNNFKMNKCKNLNNETNKKEELKIIKVTPNSIMAFPDKKYINKKEVITLEMCEEKLNISTPTQSTVDSVSINESQDNTFMVKRNKKKKIYIINGVKYYVEGSFKFFND